Genomic segment of Methanolobus mangrovi:
GGTCTTGTTGGTATAGCTGGCTCAACAGAATTTGGTCAGGTCGATCCAATAAAAAAACTTTCCGAGATAGCCCGGGAAAAAAAAATTTTCCTTCATATTGATGCTGCTTTTGGAGGATTTGTCCTTCCATTTCTTGATGAATCATGTGAATTTGACTTCATGTTGCCTGGTGTAACGTCAATAGCTATTGACCCACATAAAATGGGTCTGAGCACAATACCATCCGGTGTTCTTCTTTTCAGAAGCCCTGATTATCTGGAAAGTCTCAGAGCAGATACACCTTATCTGACAGTTTCAACCCAATACACTCTTACAGGGACCAGAAGCGGAGCTGCAGTTGCAGCAACCTATGCGGTCATGAAGTTCATGGGAAAAGAGGGTTACAGAAAAACAGTTTCACAATGTATGGAATTAACACGTTATCTTCTGTCCAGACTTACAGAGATCAATATACATCCATTGGTAGAACCTGTAATGAATGTAGTTGCACTGGAAGTTCCAGAACCGGATCTGATTAGAAGCAGGCTTGCAAAAGAATACAACTGGCAGGTTTCGATAACCCAGAATCCTCATGGTTTGCGTCTTGTAATAATGCCTCATGTAACTATTGAGATGATAGATTCTTTTGTGCAGGATCTGAAACAGGTTCTTCAGACAATTTAGGCACTTGACTTTTTTAAAATCCATATTTGATTTTTTCCCAAAATCAAATAAAACAAAGCAACAGAAAAAGAAAAGTGAGGGGATAAGGCTTGATGGCACCTAGCCTTGAAGCGTGTAAGGCGTGTGTTCATCTAGCCTGTCTTAATCTAAAATAGACTTTTTTTACATATACTCTTAAGCCAAGCGGGGTGAAAGTATTCTATACGTATCATTCTATGGATTTAACTTTGAACAAAAATGAGATAAAGATAAATATGAATGCATCCAACATGTTCTCATGAATACTTCATTGAAGATTGGAAGCATCATGGGAATACCTATTAAGCTCCATATTACTTTTTTACTGATACTTCCCGTTTTTGCTCTTGTGTTTGCTACAAATCCGCAACCATATGGTTTTGCGGATGTCGGGTCGGCTACTGAAAGTTATGCCCTGTCGCTTTTAACAACGATACTGTTATTTGCCTGTATCCTGCTCCATGAATTGGGTCATTCTTACATAGCTAAGAGTTATGGCGTTGAGATCAAGGACATAACCCTGTTGCTATTCGGCGGAGTGTCTTCCATGGAAGAGATTCCAAGGGATCCATCCCAGGAATTCAAGATGGCGTTTGCCGGACCTCTGGTTAGCCTTATCATAGGTTTTAGTCTTCTTGCATTGCACCTGGTGGCAATTTCATTCATTCCATCATACAGTAATACTTCAATTTACCTGATGGTGGGAATTCTGGCTTCTATTAATATAGTACTGGCAGTTTTCAATTTGATCCCGGCCTTTCCAATGGATGGAGGAAGACTTCTTCGTGCCTGGTACGCAAAAAGAATGAGCTATGTAAAAGCCACTCATTATGCCGCTTACTTTGGTAAGATGTTCGCTTTTATTATGGGTATCATCGGATTACTATGGAATCCATGGCTTATTATGATTGCATTTTTTGTTTATATCGGTGCATCCGAAGAGGATAAATCAACAACTGTTACCGTAAGCCTTGAAAAATATAAAGTTTCAGAAGTAATGTCAAAAGAAGTGATTTCCGTTACTCCTGAAATGACAGTTGAGGATCTCTCACATTTCATGTTCGAGAATAAACATCTGGGATATCCTGTTATCAAGGGCAATTCTTTAAAAGGGATTGTGACCTTTACAGACATACGTAATGTTCTTCCGCATGAGCGCTATGCAACCCTTGTATCCGATGTCATGACAAAGGATGTTATCTCATTACCTTCAAATTCAAATGCTGCGGAAGCATTCAAAATAATGACTGTCAATAATATAGGGCGTGTTCTGGTAACAGATAATGACACTGTAAAAGGTATCCTTTCCAGGACAGATCTCATGCGATTATTGATGTTAGCGAATGAGTAGTTCTAGTAGTCTTAAAAGAGGATCTACATTGAAACATGATAATTTGAGTGATTCACAGGAGAACATTTCCGTTTACGATTACAACACCACAGGTGGTAATCTTTATTCGGAAGAAAATCCTGGGAATTCATCATTTTCAAACTCGGGACCAACTGAGATTGAAGTGATAAAAGAGTTTATAGAACCTGAGAAACCATCTTTAGGTTCCGGTTCTGAAGATACTGAAAAACCTAGCGAGATAATACTTGTAGGGACAGCTCACGTATCCGAAAAGAGTGTCAGAGAAGTAAATGCAGCTATTGAAAGGGAAAAACCGGACATAGTTGCTGTTGAACTTTGCAGGCCCAGATACGAGGCCATAAAAGGTAATGTCAAGAACGCTGACATACCTGTAAAGGAGCTTCTTAAGGAAGGAAAGGTCTATTTCTATCTTGTTCACATGCTGCTGGCACATATCCAGAAAAAATTTGCTGATGACATGGGTGTGCAGCCAGGTGCAGAGATGATCAGTGCCATTGAGGCTGCAGAAGCAAGTGGTGCACAGGTCCTTCTTATTGACAGGGATGTTCAGATCACTTTGCAGCGTTTCTGGAGCAAGATGGGTTTCATTGAAAAAATGAAAATGCTTGCAGGTCTTATAGCTGCAGTTCTTGGTATTGGTGGTACCAAAGATATCGATATGGATACAATCACCAACCAGGACATGGTTTCCATGCTTGTGGAAGAGTTCAGGGATTCATCACCGAATGCTGTTAAGGTCCTTATCGATGAAAGGGACGCATACATGGCAAACAATCTTGTAAGGGCTGCTGCCGGTGGTAATAAAAAGATAGTCGCTGTTGTAGGAGCGGGCCACAGAGCAGGCATCCAGCATTATCTTGAAAATCCAAAAACTATCCCACAGGTGAGTTATTCAGCAGAAGCCCCAAAAAAGCGATTCAGTATAATGAAATTATTCGGAGTCGTTGTTGTAGCTATTGCTCTTGGAACCTTTGGATTGCTGATTCTGTCAGGAGTCCCTCTTAAGACTCTGGGTATCGCTTTTGCCTGGTGGTTCATCATAAACGGAGTGCTCAGCGCTGCCGGAGCTATTATTGCAAGAGGCCATCCGTATTCCGTGCTCACTGCATTCTCAGTTGCATGGTTAACTTCCCTGAACCCGATGATGGCAGCAGGATGGTTTGCAGGTCTTACAGAAGCTAAATACCGCAGTCCAACTACCGATGATTTCAAGGAACTGGTAGAGATAGAGACAACTGAAGACATGATGAAGAACAATCTCTTCCGTGTCGTAATGGTTGCAGCTCTTGCAAATCTTGGAAGTATGATAGGCACTTTCATTGGAGTCTATGTCATGCTTCAGGTCACAGGAATTGATCCTCAGGAACTGATAAGGAATGGGGTCAGTGCCGGACTTGCAGCTATTGGAATGGGATAAGATAAAATAAAAAGATATTGAAAATCTCTGTTGGCGCCGGAATAGAGTAGTTACAAGATGGCGTTTAACAGAGATATCAGATATCATTCCATACTAAAGTTGTAGACTTTCACGAACCACTTGTTTATTTCTTCCCAGTCGACTATGTTCCAGAAGGCATCTATGAATTTTCCCCTCTCATTCTTGTAGTCCAGATAGTAGGCATGTTCCCATACATCTATATCCATAATTATTGGGAAATCCGGTGTCACATTCGTATTGTGCTTTTCTATCTGTACGATACCGAGTCTTTTAGTGTCATTGCAGAAGGTCACTGCTGCCCAGCCTGAACCCTCAACACTTGATGCAACTTTGGTAAATTCACTCTTGAACCTTTCAAAGGTTCCGAAGTTTTCCTTTATAGCATCATATAGTTCGCCTACAGGTTCCTCACTTGCTTTTTCTGCAGGAGTCATCTCCCACCAGAAATAACTGTGAAGTACATGTCCACCAAGATTGAATGATAACGATTTTGCAGCTGTTTTAGAATCATATTCTGTTCCGTCTTCTACTGCCTTATCCATCATTTGCAATAACGAGTTTACGTTATTGACATAGGATTGATGATGCTTTTCATAATGTATGCGTAGTTGTTCTTCTGAAATATATGGTTCCAGGTCTGCATAACCATATTTCAGTTCAGGTAATTTATACAATTCTTTAGTCATATTTCCTCCCGGTTTGTAAACTATTCAAAGCCAAAGCTAAGTTTAAAGTCTGCTACCTACTCTCCCTGCATATTTACAGAGAATCTATCTCCAAAACTACTCTGCACGGTATCTCCCCAGATACGCATTTCTGGTCATGATTTACGATTGTGCCACAATCAGAAATGCAGAATATAGTCCTTAAAGAATAATATCAGTATGAAAGATATAAACCTATGGAATTGAAAGAATCCTAGTTTATCTTGCATTTTTTTTAGATGATAGTTCCTCAAACTTGTCCGCAAGCCGATAGGATATATCAGAAAGATAAGCGGTTCCCCATGTAGCAGCAATGATCGCTCCGAACAGGTCGAACACAAGGTCCATCATAGTATCGCCTATCCCGTGCTGGGCCAGTATGGCATTGTAACCGAGACCTGAGGTCAGTTCATCACTAACGAACTCGATGATCTCCCAGATAACTCCCATTGCAAGTATGAATAGCAGGATGAAAAGAAAGAGAACTTTTGGTGGGATATAGATCTCATCGGCATAGATATCGATAGCTCTTATAAGTGTATATCCTGCGGCCGCTACAACACAAGCTGATAAGGCGTGTGTGACATGGTCCCATCTTATGATATTATCGTATAATGCAAAAGTCCCAAGTGAATGAAGGAAAATGGCAAGTGTAAGCCAGAGTACCAATCCTGTATCAATAGGGATATTGTATTTACGTGTGATAATATTCGGTACAAAAGTGAGAGCCAGTCCTGTGGTTGCATTCACGGCAGTGGACAGGTCCTTTAGCAAAATACCTGCTATCACTAATATGAAAAGAACTATCTGCATCATCCTCATTGCTATTTTTTGCTTCTCATCAGAAATTCCAAGTAACTTGCGTATAGGTGCAGGAGGTCTGGATGTAACGTAATTTGTCTCTTCTTGAGATATCAGAACAGGAACTTCGATACTGCCAGCATGTTTGTCTGATCTGAAATACCAGCCGAATATGAGTCCGGCAACGATACCCGCTATCATGGCATAGATGAATTCATGCATCACAGCATTATTTATAGTGTCAGGTGTCCTTCCATTCAGGATATAAACAGTTCCCAGATTCATGTCCAATAGCCATTGTAGCAAATGCCAGAGGCCTGATATCGCAAGTGTCACGATAACCACAAGAAGTATGGCAAATCTGTAATTCATTTTTACTGAAGTGAACCAGTTGATCTCAGCCCCAAGCAGTAGTGCAATGGTAGCCATTGAAAGGTAAAATGGAATACT
This window contains:
- a CDS encoding superoxide dismutase, with translation MTKELYKLPELKYGYADLEPYISEEQLRIHYEKHHQSYVNNVNSLLQMMDKAVEDGTEYDSKTAAKSLSFNLGGHVLHSYFWWEMTPAEKASEEPVGELYDAIKENFGTFERFKSEFTKVASSVEGSGWAAVTFCNDTKRLGIVQIEKHNTNVTPDFPIIMDIDVWEHAYYLDYKNERGKFIDAFWNIVDWEEINKWFVKVYNFSME
- a CDS encoding TraB/GumN family protein, with the protein product MKHDNLSDSQENISVYDYNTTGGNLYSEENPGNSSFSNSGPTEIEVIKEFIEPEKPSLGSGSEDTEKPSEIILVGTAHVSEKSVREVNAAIEREKPDIVAVELCRPRYEAIKGNVKNADIPVKELLKEGKVYFYLVHMLLAHIQKKFADDMGVQPGAEMISAIEAAEASGAQVLLIDRDVQITLQRFWSKMGFIEKMKMLAGLIAAVLGIGGTKDIDMDTITNQDMVSMLVEEFRDSSPNAVKVLIDERDAYMANNLVRAAAGGNKKIVAVVGAGHRAGIQHYLENPKTIPQVSYSAEAPKKRFSIMKLFGVVVVAIALGTFGLLILSGVPLKTLGIAFAWWFIINGVLSAAGAIIARGHPYSVLTAFSVAWLTSLNPMMAAGWFAGLTEAKYRSPTTDDFKELVEIETTEDMMKNNLFRVVMVAALANLGSMIGTFIGVYVMLQVTGIDPQELIRNGVSAGLAAIGMG
- a CDS encoding CBS domain-containing protein; this encodes MNTSLKIGSIMGIPIKLHITFLLILPVFALVFATNPQPYGFADVGSATESYALSLLTTILLFACILLHELGHSYIAKSYGVEIKDITLLLFGGVSSMEEIPRDPSQEFKMAFAGPLVSLIIGFSLLALHLVAISFIPSYSNTSIYLMVGILASINIVLAVFNLIPAFPMDGGRLLRAWYAKRMSYVKATHYAAYFGKMFAFIMGIIGLLWNPWLIMIAFFVYIGASEEDKSTTVTVSLEKYKVSEVMSKEVISVTPEMTVEDLSHFMFENKHLGYPVIKGNSLKGIVTFTDIRNVLPHERYATLVSDVMTKDVISLPSNSNAAEAFKIMTVNNIGRVLVTDNDTVKGILSRTDLMRLLMLANE
- the mfnA gene encoding tyrosine decarboxylase MfnA yields the protein MNEKGLGRKEIISILDQSKSQDFKYNRVLSSMCTYPHEIAVQAHMQFIESNMGDFGLFKGTYNLEKEVLSMLSNLLHHPDAVGYTTTGGTESNIQAIRSMRNVFLQRSKCEKPNLVVPDSAHFSFDKVSDILDVELRKASLDDNLRVSIDSVLSLIDENTIGLVGIAGSTEFGQVDPIKKLSEIAREKKIFLHIDAAFGGFVLPFLDESCEFDFMLPGVTSIAIDPHKMGLSTIPSGVLLFRSPDYLESLRADTPYLTVSTQYTLTGTRSGAAVAATYAVMKFMGKEGYRKTVSQCMELTRYLLSRLTEINIHPLVEPVMNVVALEVPEPDLIRSRLAKEYNWQVSITQNPHGLRLVIMPHVTIEMIDSFVQDLKQVLQTI